The Thermosipho affectus region TTCATATCCAGAAGTAGATTTAAATTCACTCTTTCTTTCTGGAAACCTCTCAACGGCCTTTTTTACTTTTTCTTCATAATCTTTCATTTTTGTCTCTATTTCTTTTAGTTTTTCTTCATCGAACATATTTTGACCTCCTTGTATTGTCTTACACAAATATTATCCAATATCTTTTTTAATCTGTCTATAACCGTTTAAATACTTATTTCTCAGTATAACCGCGTCTTCATAACTAATTGTCGAAAAATTTCCAATATTCAAAGTATATAAATATATTTCAGCTGTCTTTTCACAAACTAAGCTTGCAGTCAATGCTTCATCAATATCAAAACCTACTGTAATTAGCCCGTGGTTTTTTAATATAACTGCATTGTTATCAGAAAGAGCATCTACAACATTTTTTGCAAGTTCAATACTTCCAGGAAGAGCGTATTCTGAAACTTTAATTTCTGGTCCTAAAATCATAACTGCATCTTCTATCAATGGGGGTATTTCACTTGATACTACTGAAACAGTGGTCGAAAACACAGGATGCGTATGGACTATTGCATTAACATCTTTGCGATTCTTATAAATTTCCAAATGCGTCGGAAGTTCTGAGGAAGGTTTCAAACCATCAATCAAACGCCCATTAAAATCAACAACACTTATCATTTCTTCTTTCAACTTATCATACGGTATACCTGATGGCGTTATATAAACATAATCTTTATCCCTAATTGAAACATTTCCCCAAGTTCCTTTAACTAATCCATTTTCCACAATAAATCTAACAGCTCTTAATATCTCTTCTTTCATCCTTTTCCTTTAAACCTCCCACCTTCATTTTCTAAGCCAAAGATATTACCATACCCTTTCAAGGCTTTTTCGCCAGCTTTTAAATCTTTGGCTTGAACTTTTAATTTATCTATAATTTTTTTTATCTTTTTCTTTCGTATTTGATCCTTTTCATAAATCAATTTTAACACTTCTTTTGGAAGTTTAGAATTTATAAATTTTTCACGTTCATCAAGTAACTTATTTAACAATTCAAAATCTTCTTTTTCAATACACTCATCTATCTTTCTTTCTAAATCTAGTAACTTTTCAAATTCCAATGTATTACCTCCCAATCTTTTTCAAAACTATCCGCAAAAGACTTCATCGAAATATTTGCTACGGGATGTTTGAAATTTTCCAATATCTCTGCCATAGGAACCACAAAAAAACTTCTTTTTTCAAAATCATAATGTGGAACTTTCAAATTTTCCATATCAACAACCAAATTACCGTAAAACAAGATATCAATATCTATGATCCTTGGGCCCCATTTTATCGTCCTTTTTCTTCCCATATTATTTTCTATCTTCAATAACTTATTCAAAAGCTTCAATGGCGATAAATCTGTATCAATTTCCACAACAATATTGTAAAAATCATCTTGCTCTGTATATCCATAAGGCTTTGTAACATAAATGCTTGATACTTTTAATATCTTTAAATTTCTTTTTTCCAGTAAAGTCAAAGCATCTATTAAATTCCTTTCCTTGTCTCCTATATTTGTTCCCAATCCTAAAAAAACTTTCCCAAATTGACGTTCCAAAATAACAGTGGAAAAGGCAAATGTATCATGCGATAATGATATGTGACAAAAATTAAATCCTCCAAAATCTTTGTGAAAAATAACATAAGGTTTTCCACGTTTATTGTTCAAGATTGAAATATCTTTAAAAGAATTACCGTCAATTCCTGTCCCAAGGGCCTTAAAAAAAGATTCCTTTAGAGAAAAACGCCCAGCTATATATTGGGCGTTTAATTTTTCTTTCTTTTCTATTTCAGTTAAAACTCTATTTGCTACCTTCTCTGAAACACGCTTAATATTAACAATATCTGTACCTAATCCAATAATCAAATGGGATAACCTCCTTCATATTCATCCACCAACGCAAAATCAACGCGTATTTTTTCCTCATATTTTTCCCTAAGATATTTTCTTCCAACTTCACCTAAAATTGCATAAATCAACAAATATTCGTCTGTATCAGCTAATATCCCTATTTCTCTCTTCAATTTTTCTAACTCAGGTTCAAGTAAATCTGCCGGTCTACAATCTATAGGTTTTTCATCACCTAAAATTTTTTCCATTAATTCTTTATCAATTGGGGCAGGAGGTCTTCCATACATTCCTTTCACATAATTCTTCACTTCATTTGTAACCTTTTTATACCTTTCGCCAGATAAAACATTTAGGACTGCCTGTACTCCAACAATTTGACTAGTTGGAGTAACAAGTGGAGGATATCCTAAATCCTTCCTCACTCTGGGTATTTCGTCTAAAACATCTTGAAGCTTATGTAACATCTTTTGTTCTGAAAGTTGTTTTACCAAATTTGAATACATTCCACCTGGAACTTGTGAAACTAAGATCCTATAGTCTATACTTTTCATCATTACATCATATTCTTTGTATTTTTCTCGTATCTTTGTAAAATATTCCACAAGATAAGCTATACTTTCCCAGTTTATCTCAGGAATATTTCTATATTCTCTAACTGCATAATACATCGATTCAAATGGTGGTTGAGCGGTTCCAGATGCAAAAGGTGATAAAGCGGTATCCAAAATATCAACACCAGCTTCAACTGCTGAAATGTAATTTAAATCTCCCAATCCAGATGTACAATGTGTGTGTAATTCAACTGGTACATTAAATCTTTCTTTTAATGTTTTTACCAATTCAAAACTTTTTTTTGGAGTTAACAACCCCGCCATATCTTTTATACACAAAGAATGCACACCACGTTCAACTAATTTCTGTGCAAAGGAAATATAATATTCAGTTGTGTGAACAGGACTTATCGTGTAGGAAATAGCTCCTTGCACATGGGCCCCGTTTGTCAAAGCCACCTCTATACTTTTTTCAAGATTTCTTATATCATTCAACGCATCGAAAATCCTTATTTTGTCCACACCATTTTCAATCGCTTTTTTTACAAACAATTCAACTACATCATCGGCATAATGCCTATACCCAACTAAATTCTGCCCTCTAAGCAACATCTGA contains the following coding sequences:
- a CDS encoding class II aldolase/adducin family protein, encoding MKEEILRAVRFIVENGLVKGTWGNVSIRDKDYVYITPSGIPYDKLKEEMISVVDFNGRLIDGLKPSSELPTHLEIYKNRKDVNAIVHTHPVFSTTVSVVSSEIPPLIEDAVMILGPEIKVSEYALPGSIELAKNVVDALSDNNAVILKNHGLITVGFDIDEALTASLVCEKTAEIYLYTLNIGNFSTISYEDAVILRNKYLNGYRQIKKDIG
- a CDS encoding RNA-binding protein; translation: MEFEKLLDLERKIDECIEKEDFELLNKLLDEREKFINSKLPKEVLKLIYEKDQIRKKKIKKIIDKLKVQAKDLKAGEKALKGYGNIFGLENEGGRFKGKG
- the folK gene encoding 2-amino-4-hydroxy-6-hydroxymethyldihydropteridine diphosphokinase; amino-acid sequence: MIIGLGTDIVNIKRVSEKVANRVLTEIEKKEKLNAQYIAGRFSLKESFFKALGTGIDGNSFKDISILNNKRGKPYVIFHKDFGGFNFCHISLSHDTFAFSTVILERQFGKVFLGLGTNIGDKERNLIDALTLLEKRNLKILKVSSIYVTKPYGYTEQDDFYNIVVEIDTDLSPLKLLNKLLKIENNMGRKRTIKWGPRIIDIDILFYGNLVVDMENLKVPHYDFEKRSFFVVPMAEILENFKHPVANISMKSFADSFEKDWEVIHWNLKSY
- a CDS encoding pyruvate carboxylase subunit B — translated: MFVDTTLRDGHQSLIATRMRTIDMIPALESMDSLGFNAMEVWGGATFDVCVRFLKEDPWERIRTIKSKLKNTKTQMLLRGQNLVGYRHYADDVVELFVKKAIENGVDKIRIFDALNDIRNLEKSIEVALTNGAHVQGAISYTISPVHTTEYYISFAQKLVERGVHSLCIKDMAGLLTPKKSFELVKTLKERFNVPVELHTHCTSGLGDLNYISAVEAGVDILDTALSPFASGTAQPPFESMYYAVREYRNIPEINWESIAYLVEYFTKIREKYKEYDVMMKSIDYRILVSQVPGGMYSNLVKQLSEQKMLHKLQDVLDEIPRVRKDLGYPPLVTPTSQIVGVQAVLNVLSGERYKKVTNEVKNYVKGMYGRPPAPIDKELMEKILGDEKPIDCRPADLLEPELEKLKREIGILADTDEYLLIYAILGEVGRKYLREKYEEKIRVDFALVDEYEGGYPI